From one Mytilus galloprovincialis chromosome 13, xbMytGall1.hap1.1, whole genome shotgun sequence genomic stretch:
- the LOC143056734 gene encoding uncharacterized protein LOC143056734, translating to MAIAPDQTDNFDDLLTCTICLETFTGPKYLPCLHTFCTACINTYILSTAGKEKTKTSFKCPICRRDVLMAESTGNPETWAEKLPGNHFVASMMDRQAIRKSEKLCDSCKANNESNKASSWCVVCEEAFCGSCEKYHKSFKMSAKHPIVLLNDIATNKEPVSISSLIYCEEHQGKVIKAYCIDHSKPLCTLCATLSHRKCEDVITIEKAASGIKKCEKAIALSTELKETSKQLSDVLQSRKDLTTDFEKETEAILTKVSTIKDNIIKHLNKIENQIKDEIKSLKKEAGLKLSEQSQELENLKSTVNNWTTIFDTCLQHGSEVQCLLEMNKINENKVKFRDAFTEGTKEMKNVSMLLETNDIAEKFPERVVAIGVVKLVETNKSCPKLFLCKNVNFRTGEINVIKVIELTGSSLTYPSGIFMKDEYVFTHRNFSKVLKYNNNGDFLAELKLPIPPNDIDQMNDTTAAVSSGSYTFYIINTHDMTLCRKINNTCAVHGFCYVSGEFILACGKSLTWINSSTGVKNEQATTNGDTYLIYAQDRNNYICADGTNTVSKVVNHTKVFTYKSDILLKPRGIDKDCDGNVYICGYASANIHVLSHDGRLVRIIQAKSIGIESPWVVRFKKNSNQFFVTCVTTGKVVVCEIV from the coding sequence ATGGCGATTGCACCAGACCAAACAGATAATTTTGATGATTTGTTGACGTGTACCATCTGTTTGGAGACCTTTACAGGTCCAAAATATTTACCATGTCTCCATACTTTCTGCACGGCATGCATTAACACTTACATTTTATCGACTGCGGGGAAGGAGAAAACCAAAACATCGTTTAAGTGTCCGATTTGTCGACGGGATGTTTTGATGGCAGAGTCGACAGGAAACCCGGAGACCTGGGCTGAAAAATTACCAGGTAATCATTTTGTTGCTTCAATGATGGATAGACAAGCAATAAGAAAAAGCGAAAAACTATGCGACTCTTGTAAAGCGAACAATGAATCGAATAAAGCGTCATCTTGGTGTGTTGTATGTGAAGAGGCCTTTTGTGGATCTTGTGAAAAATATCACAAATCGTTTAAGATGTCAGCAAAACATCCTATCGTGTTGCTGAATGACATTGCTACTAACAAAGAACCGGTAAGCATTTCTTCGTTGATATATTGCGAAGAGCATCAAGGGAAGGTAATAAAGGCTTACTGTATTGATCATTCAAAACCATTATGTACATTGTGTGCCACTTTATCGCATAGGAAATGCGAAGATGTCATAACAATCGAGAAGGCCGCTTCAGGtattaaaaaatgtgaaaaagcaATTGCATTGTCTACAGAACTGAAAGAAACCAGCAAACAGCTGTCCGACGTATTACAAAGTAGAAAAGACCTGACGACCGATTTCGAAAAAGAGACTGAAGCTATTCTAACGAAAGTCAGTACCATTAAGGATAACATTatcaaacatttaaacaaaattgaaaatcaaattaaggACGAAATAAAATCACTGAAGAAGGAAGCAGGTCTGAAACTTTCGGAACAATCACAAGAACTTGAGAATCTGAAGAGTACGGTTAATAACTGGACTACTATTTTTGATACCTGTTTACAACATGGATCCGAAGTGCAATGTTTACtagaaatgaacaaaatcaatgaaaataaggTTAAATTTAGAGATGCGTTTACGGAAGGGACAAAGGAAATGAAGAATGTTTCCATGCTTCTAGAGACTAATGATATAGCAGAGAAATTTCCAGAAAGAGTCGTAGCTATAGGAGTTGTTAAACTAGTTGAAACCAACAAAAGTtgtccaaaattatttttatgtaagaACGTAAATTTTCGCACGGGGGAAATAAATGTAATTAAAGTTATAGAGCTTACTGGAAGTTCTCTGACGTACCCAAGTGGTATTTTTATGAAAGATGAATACGTCTTTACTCATAGAAATTTCTCTAAAGTCTTAAAGTATAATAACAACGGAGACTTTCTCGCTGAACTTAAGCTACCAATCCCACCAAACGATATCGATCAAATGAATGACACAACTGCTGCTGTTTCATCAGGTTCTTATACTTTTTATATCATCAACACGCATGATATGACACTGTGCCGTAAAATTAATAACACATGTGCAGTTCATGGATTCTGTTATGTTAGTGGGGAATTTATTCTTGCATGTGGCAAAAGTCTAACCTGGATTAACTCATCAACTGGTGTCAAAAATGAACAAGCTACAACAAACGGAGACACCTATCTAATCTATGCACAAGACCGAAACAATTACATTTGTGCAGATGGAACAAATACAGTGTCCAAAGTGGTAAATCATACAAAAGTCTTTACTTACAAAAGTGATATACTTCTAAAACCTAGAGGTATTGACAAGGACTGTGATGGCAATGTGTATATTTGTGGATATGCTTCAGCAAATATACACGTACTAAGTCACGATGGCAGGTTGGTGAGAATCATTCAAGCCAAAAGTATCGGAATAGAAAGCCCGTGGGTAGTACGTTTCAAGAAAAATAGCAACCAGTTCTTTGTCACATGCGTTACAACGGGGAAAGTTGTCGTGTGCGAAATTGTTTGA
- the LOC143056398 gene encoding uncharacterized protein LOC143056398, translating into MDRAWVVRELETKGYSVIPNVLTDKECEKYISIYKAWLDRFGDERPYWDKSLMQQYRLSHCEPTWNVRLATKPVFASIWKTDKLLTSMDGIAIGEPPELRNTDFGDPKSNWFHMDQGSWREGLHVYQGAVYLEETTETDYCFRVLENSIQFHKEFYESFPKAVIEAAGEDFYRLTKEHFDWYLSKGCKIKKVPVPKGGIVLWDSRTIHDNKAPIVGRPNSDRWRFVVFVCMAPAVWATERDIEMKKKAYNEMVATAHWPSQGVWTFPKTSERVATKIFAHLEIIEELPEVAKTKEVLQMVGIEKYDFDDGQPNDPGWNPKWSVDPNTKKIRSSVYFT; encoded by the exons ATGGACAG AGCATGGGTAGTTAGAGAATTAGAAACAAAAGGATACAGTGTCATCCCGAATGTTCTGACTGACAAAGAATGTGAAAAGTATATATCAATTTACAAGGCATGGTTGGATAGATTTGGAGATGAGAGGCCTTACTGGGATAAATCATTGATGCAACAATATAGGTTGTCACACTGTGAACCCACATGGAATGTCAGACTTGCAACGAAACCTGTATTTGCTTCCATATGGAAAACTGATAAATTGTTGACCAGTATGGACGGTATTGCGATTGGTGAACCTCCTGAATTAA GAAACACTGATTTTGGTGATCCTAAATCCAATTGGTTTCACATGGACCAGGGTAGCTGGAGAGAAGGTCTCCATGTGTACCAAGGAGCTGTTTACTTGGAAGAAACAACAGAAACTGACTATTGCTTTAGAGTTCTTGAAAATTCCATACAGTTTCATAAAGAGTTCTATGAAAGTTTTCCAAAGGCTGTTATAGAAGCTGCAGGTGAAGACTTCTATCGTCTGACAAAGGAGCATTTTGATTGGTATTTATCTAAAGGTTGTAAAATTAAGAAAGTTCCAGTTCCAAAAGGCGGTATTGTTTTGTGGGATTCCAGAACGATCCATGACAACAAAGCGCCTATCGTTGGCAGACCAAATTCAGACAGATGGCGATTCGTTGTTTTTGTTTGCATGGCACCTGCAGTCTGGGCAACGGAACGGGATATTGAAATGAAAAAGAAAGCGTATAACGAAATGGTTGCTACTGCCCATTGGCCATCACAAGGAGTTTGGACTTTCCCAAAAACTTCAGAAAGAGTGGCTACTAAAATATTTGCACACTTGGAAATAATTGAAGAACTCCCTGAAGTAGCTAAAACGAAAGAAGTTTTACAAATGGttggaattgaaaaatatgactTTGACGATGGACAACCAAATGATCCAGGTTGGAATCCAAAATGGTCAGTAGACCCAAATACGAAAAAAATTAGAAGCAGTGTATATTTTActtga